The following DNA comes from Alnus glutinosa chromosome 6, dhAlnGlut1.1, whole genome shotgun sequence.
tGCCaagttagaaaaaaataaaataaaaataaataaataatgtaactCAAAACTACGGCATTGTCATGAACTGTTTCATTAATTAAATTGTCAGTattttcgtcttcttcttcttcttttttctctttttttttttttttttgttatttttttaaaagattaactTATAACCTCTGATCTTTCTTTATATTTGCAATGAATTGcgatagaaatttcttacaaactggtttgtataaaatttcatacaacttacatataagattgacatgtgtcatttatacacgtgagaagcacatagttttttattaatgctattttcacatgctattaaaaagcatgtgcttctcatatggacacatgtcaatatCATATATGAGTTATATGAAATTTTCTGTCAAATGAATTATACtcgaattttaaaaaaatattaacttagggtatttatctttcaattttttttttcaatttcaactatgtgttagaatttttctattaaatcatgtcaaaattttcaaaatacccattttttttctttagaaaaattataatggatggttgaaattgaaaaaaatttgaaagatagataccctaaattgatactttttagaGTTTGAGTgcttaattacaaaagtgatgaaagatcatgggttataagtgaagttttcgtaatttaagaagataaaaaaagaaaccataaaaaaaatagagtaatgtATTTTAGTATACTGTAATATGATTGACATACAACTGAGATGACGTGACAGTGaaatttaagtattatttattttttattttttacaagtgCTAATCCAATAACAAATTTTAACTGTAATATCATTGATCAACTTGTATTGCAATCGCCTAAATagtattattctaaaaaaaaaaaaaaaaaaactaaacggGTTGGGAGTCACCTCTCAATTGGGGTTAAGGGTGGCCATTCGGTTAGAGGGGCAAAccgatcctctccatttcatttaaaatggagaTGAGCCGTTTCCGTTAGAGGGGGTAGCTCGCAATCatcccacattttttttaaaaaaaaatatttaataggaATGCCATAGACTCATATATAATAGTAgtttcacattatttttattattatttgagaaGAAATGGGCAGaagtcttaaatttaaatttttcataaacTTGGATCTTCAATTTGCCAAATAAAAAACTGGTGCTCtatttatttcgacgtaaaatacatttaatgaaattatttttttaaaaaaaagttttttttttttttttttttttttttttttttttttctgaaaatattttacatcgtTTGGTTCGTAAGAAAAAATCATTAATGGCATAAAATGGAATCCGGCGACGCCCGGCCGCCGTCACCGGATTCCAGAGAACCAGGTTCTAGTTAGTTTTTGCCAGAATCTGGCTTAGTTTGGCCAGAATTCGACCGTACTGGTTAGATCCTAGCTAGTTGGCTTGAATTTGGTCAACCGGATTTCGACAATTGGATACCAAAATCTGGGGATCTTCGGTGTTAGAgtcgggctaccaacaaactccaatgttcGACGGTGGTAGATTCtcacaaacgtgcgtgcaagaatgaagaatttaaattcagaaaacgatttacggtttttcaAACcttaaattattttccaaaaattaaaaaggcttTTACgataaattgaaaatgatttttgttaatCATATTTTCACTCTCACTAAACAtcgaaaaatgccaaaaatattttctagaaaacattttacgttgaaacaaatggagcataagaCTTAAAAGATAAACTCGAACGAAAAACATTGAGggattttgaaatatttttcctttttatttatgaacagaaattttctacaaacctgtttgtaagaaattatctacaacccacatataaaaaacatgtgtcctttaagcatatgagaatcacattttttttttaatgctattaaaaaagcatgtgagaagtacatgctattgaaacaatatgtgcttctcacaggacaaaaatttcctccaaattgatttgtaagaaatattttataacccacatataaaaatgacacgtgtctattggcatgtgaaaatcacatgttattttaatagcatgtacttcttacatgctttttaaataacattaataaaaaaacatgtgctttttacatgcttaaaagacgcgtgtcatttttatatgtgggttgtagaaaattttctacgaaccggtttgtagaaaatttctatcACTTCTCATATgccaagagacacatgtcaatcttatgtATAGATTGTAccgatttataaaaaatttcatacaaatcgatttgtaaataaattatattctttatttattattcattttcgTCTTGTGGTTATGCTTACTCAATCTAAGTATCATTAGCGAGTGCTTGAATTTTTATTAGGTGTTGGTAGTGACAGCAGTTcgtatttatttaatatattattattccacaaatattgtGTCCTTCCCCCATCAGTGCAGAAAATTACATCACACATTATAAAATTCAGAATTATTaaaaccttttttatttatatttttttttttattaaagtattgaaaaaaaactagttattctaaattcttttatttccttacattttttttttcaaattataatgtcatttgtagattttttatttttttttaagatcttaattaatttaagcAATTAATACTTGTAATAGGATAAAGTGCTCTCCTTCAATTAGATTGAACGAATTTTCTACGATcaagtctattaaattgacatgtattTTAAGAACGTTTGATTTTCTCATGCTTTATTAAAAATTCATTCGAAAATCatgtattttaaaaacataatttttgtgaaaatatatAGAATAAACACATAAATTGAGGAACAGTTAtctatatttataatatttggtTTTTAGTTACTTAAAACCGTGCGTATTTCCCTGAAATACCGTATAACCGTATATCCCCACCTAACCGTATTTTTCTCACTTCCCATTCCCATatcacacactctctctctgtgtctctctctaCGGAGAGTGACCTGACCTTGAAATGGGTTTGAAACTCATTGGCGTAAAACAGCTCTGAGCCTTCAATTCCTCCAAACTTTCAAATCCATAATTATTTaacacagaaaaagaaaagaaaaaaaaggaaggaaaatgaaaaataccaAAAGTTCCGTAGTTTGAATCCGACAGATCCAGTTCGGATCCTCCGATCCGTTGTCAGCATCTTCATtaccctctctatctctctcgcGTAGATCTTTCAAAGCTTCTAAGCAAATCTCTGTGGCTAAAATCAATGGAGATTTGATCATTGCACGCTTTTCGAGGTGAGCGTTACGATTTTGAACTATCTTGCCCTtccgtttggttgccgagaaaacgAACGAAAACGGAAGGGAGTTTTGAATCTAATGGTTTCtctgtggtttttttttttttttcgaaaatcGAAGTCTGAGTAATCTCAACTGAGATTCGGAGTATTGTTTTCTCTTGTTTACTCAGCAAACGAGTAGTGAGTTGATTTGTGTGAAGAAGATTTGTTGCATGTTGGCGTATATAGTAGATCAATGTGAAATGATAGTTTTTGTCTTCGGAAATGTGCTTGCGTTTTATGGTTGATTTGgaaatcaattttctttttctgtatttgATTTGCTTCTATCTTGCTTATTTGGCTTCCTTGTTTAATTCTAGTGTTCATCTAATGCGATTGATTGGTGGCTTAGTTGCGCCTCTAATTGGATATATATTGTTTGCTTGCCGAGAGAGTGGAGGAAAAGAAAGTATGAAATAGAGTTTAAAGTTAGGTTTTTGTCCACTCGAGTCTCAAATTTTTGTTCATCTTGCATTCTTCTTTTACACTTCGCAGTGGCCAAGTGAGGTTAAAGGGATAGCTTGTAGTCTTGTACACTGATGTGGTGTATTGGTTTGTTATTAATGCCCTAGTTTTTGaacttatgtttattttttaaagcccAAGTCATCAGAGACATCTAATGCATCACGATTACCACATGTTTTGCTGGACTGAGTTTTTCTGAACAATTTAATAACTTATTACGCTTTTGAAGTAAGACTGGACAGAATTGGCCATGATGGGATGGACTATTCTCATATTTGATActtgtgtttgtgtgttgggtTTGAAAATTCAAACGATTTGTTTATCAAGAATGATAGTGCGGGAGACATGAGCTCATATATTTCATTTGGGAAGAGAAGAATATGATAGATCTTTTTTAGGGCTTCCAGCTTGTAGATTTCCTGCCGTATCTGTTTATCTTGTTGCACTTTGTTGTTTTTGAGTTCTCCTTAATGTCCTTAATGGTTAAGCTTATACTTCTATGTGTCTTTACTTTTTCGTAGTGTTCTTGGATTGATGGACTCGGATAATCTTGTACCCATTGATGGGCTTGAGACAAACCATCAGAATGGCGTGCATGAGCACCTCCCTGCTTCTGGAGAGGATGGTAATGTTCTAGATAATGTAAATGGGACTGTCTGTAAAAGTTCAGGGACTGCAGTGCCAAATGGGAATATAGAGAATGTTGTCAAATTGGATGGTGATGCAACTGTTAACTCATTTACTGGGGAAATCAATGAGGGATCAAATGTTCCCTCAACATCTAAGGTAGGcggtttttattttctgtttggttTGACAAATGAGCTCTTCTGATTTGAATTCAACCTGTGTACCCATGTAATAGGACGGGGAAGTGAAAAATGCACATCATTCAAAGAAATTCAACCCTCATAAGGCTCAAGGCAAGAGCAAAAATGAGAAGCTCCCAAGCCTGAAAACTACTTCAGCAGCTTCGGTTGTGAAGAACAATGATGGAAAAGATGTCGACCTAACATCTACTTCAAATGGTTCAGTTGGTTTGAATTCGCGCCCAAAACAGCCCTCTAAAAGCAGCTCATTCAATGACAGGCAGGTTCAGTTATCCAAGGTAATATAGTGTCTTGCTTTTTTAGCATGGCCTTATGCTTATTCAGCATACCACTTCTATCACTTCATCTAGGTTGATTCCTTGTTACCATCTCTGTGGTTGCTGATAATCATTTTCACTCTGTATCTGCTTCTAACAGCAATCTGGAAAGTCTGATGCAGTGTTGTCTGAAGTGGGCATGTATGTATTTCTTGTCCTTATGTTTCATTGTCTTGTCTAAGCCCTATGCACTGGAGCTACGTCTTACTCCAAATTTATATTAATGTTAAGTTTGTGAGACAGGATGTAGGATACTCTTGCTGATCATctaatttgaaatatttgattaatttaCTAGTTCTTCTTTTGATATTAATTTCCAATTAAGTTAATTGATAAGCTATTTTCTGTGGCTGTTTGTAAACTTTGATTTCCTGGATACAGGGATAAGGCAAAACTGAAGCCCTTGAAAAAGGGATCTGGTAGTAAAGTTGAAGACGCAGAACCTTCCTTGTATCCTTTGCTTTTCGAATATGTTTCTCTTCCTCTGTGGTTAGAAAATGAATGTATTGGGCTTCATTGACATTTATGTCTTTGGCTTATCATAATATACCGATATTTGTTAGTTTATCCTTAACTACTTCATAGAAGTCCCACAGGAGGAGATGACAAACCTCGCAAGGTTGGTATGCTCCCAAACTATGGTTTCAGCTTTAGGTGTGATGAACGAGCCGAGAAACGAAAAGAGGTTAATTTTGAACTTGTCCCTTCAATTACTATATGGTCTTCTCCAGCTGCATCTATTTTGTTAGGGAGAGAATTACCCGGGGAGTCCACAAAGAGTGTACTAATATACATATTTGGACACCACTCTAGCCCAAAAGCTTACGCTAATGGGCTTTGGTCCACTTAGGTATATTAACTACTAactttctttatattttctcaATGTGGGACACAACACTCGCAACAAATCTCCTCCTTACTTGTGAATCTCTTCCACGTTGACCTAACTCCCCCTTGTGTGTGAGTCCTTTACAAATCCAAAAGTGTCACGCATTCAAGAGTTGCCCCAATTGTGGGCCATAGAACGCAACTCCCAAAATTAGACGCATCAAAGACCAAGACACTCATATTAGTGGAAGCTAACCATGGCTCTAATATCAATTATTAGGGAGAGAATTACCTGGGGAGCCCACAAAGAGtacattaatatacatatttggaCACTCCTCTAGCCCAAAAGACTAAGCTAATGGGCTTGGGTCCACTTAggtattttaactattcattttatgttttctttatataGGACACAACACTCACAAGTGTACTCACAAATATACTCATATTTATATGTACAAAACTATTATGTTGTCTTTATATTTTCTCAATGTGGGACACAATACTCACAAGTGCACTCACAACATAtactcatatatataaacaattattATGTTGTGCAGTTCTACACTAAACTCGAAGAAAAGATTCATGCAAAGGAATTAGAGAAGAATAACTTGCAAGCCAAATCCAAGGTGGTGCTTATGTAAATCTGTGGTAAAACGCTGGTCATATATACTATATGTTCTCACTATGACAGGCTTTTTATTCCTTTGCAGGAAACACTAGAAGCTGAGATTAAGATGCTCAGGAAGAGTTTGACCTTTAAAGCGACACCCATGCCAAGCTTCTACCAGGAGCCTCCGCCTCCTAAGGTGGAGTTGAAGAAggtaagtttttatattttgtgacAATGGCATCTAGCATAAAGCATTTTTTTCTGTCCATAACTTGAAACATGCCATTGTATGGCAACTCTTAACAAACTTTCCAGCCTGTTTTGGTGTACATCTTCAAGTTCCTTTGCATGGAGTAGCGAGGGCTTTTTGCTGCTGTTGGTTTTTCCACATCAACAGCTTATATATGAAAGATACTGATGGATTGAAATTAAATGTCTTTTTGTGTGGTAAACTGATCATAGTAAGAAGCTTGATTCTGTTGTACACAAAAAAGCTTGTTAATTCCTGCCCTGCCCTAAGGACTGGATATTGGCACAAATAACATGTGATACCAGATACATTCTTTAGCCAAATTCTAGGGACATGGTTCTTTGTATAATTTGTAAGACCTACACAAGCTTTTTTCAAGTTGTTATATGTTCGTGTATTGTTTGCCTAAGGCTATGTTTGCCAACACCCTTTATTCTTGttcaatccaaaaacaaaaagcgcttgcccaaataaattaaaaaacataaccAAAAGATTTTGGAGTTGGGTGCCTTGgatgctattttttttcttttggtaacaTTTCAATTTGGGATTGCACACTGAGCCAGTCCTTGTCAGAATAAGGTTGTCCTagttcaatttctttttttattttattttatgactgCCTTGTAATGGATAGCACCAAATGGCATTTAAGTTTCTCGGTAAAGAGTCCCAGCTGGATTACCTAATTAAGAGTGAAGGACTGTTTGAGATTTTACAATAGAATTGGTGCTAGTAAAGGTAATTAGGATTCCATGGGTGTATCTtcctattattttaatatgcaAGGCGTTCTGAACTTTTTCCTAGTTATTTTTGTGGGCCCCTTTGAACTGTTCTAAGTAATTTTGgctcttttccttattttagtattctttttcttttctgcttgACGTATTATTTTCATGAAATGGATAGTATTGGTGTTGATTCGTTGACATATTACCAGATAGCATTTGTAACTGCTGACACAGGACCATTGTTTTAGGCGCCTTTGAGCTGttctaagagcactagtagcagttaccctatattggttcccttccctatatttagagaaaatttcatgaaaaacatcaaaaaaccttccacagcagatgccctatatttagatgagggggttggaaatgaatagtgattccctatgtatatatgtctactattcattccctatgtattattttaatataaaagaagtataattaattgatatagggaagagagaaaaagtaggaaagggagaaaaataataaaataagagtaaaaaaataatatttaattgatatatggaaaagtaagggaatcgattgtggggtatttttttatagggaagcaaaaagtagttttattccctaaatatagggaaaatggttaggaatctgctgctagtgctctaagtaTCTTTggctctttcttcttttttgtattgtttttcctttcttcttggCATATTATATACATGCAATGGATAGTATTGGTGATGTATCTGGTGATTGTAAGTACCTTCTATTCCTGACAATCTGTGTGTTAACATGTCAGTTGTTCAATTTAAGGATGAGGCATATGGTAACAGTCTGATCccattttagtttttcattttggaGTCATTATTTCTATTAGTCCTTGGCCTTATCAGCCTACTATAGCGCTATTATCATACTTCATATGGTTGGAAGAATACGTTAAGAAAATTAAGTATAAATGTGGAACTTTATACTAATCATTTTGATCCTTAACTAATGTAAGATTATAGATTACTAGAAGTAATGTTGGAAGCATGGATAATGTTTGGATGGCTTAATTTTCTTAATTGGGATATTTCTTATCACTTATCCACCATTAAAACAATCAGCCAGGAGTTTGCTATTTTCCAGGGAATATCTTCTTAGTACTTTGTATGAAGTAGCAATATGTATTAACTTATAAGTAGCAAATTTTTAGGTCATCTGGTTTGCTGCTTTATGTTTGTGAGTTTTCCCTGTGGGGGTGTTTGTCGAGGTATTGTAATGGATGCCTAATGTTAAATTTGATGACTTGCAGTCCCTGTCTGCTATGTGGCATCATCAATTATTTACTGGTTTTGTTTTCAGTTAGCATGTGGGATTTTTATTCTATTGAAATTGCTTTGGGCCTAATGCCTTAATTACTTTGAAGCAGATACCAACAACAAGAGCTAAATCTCCCAAGCTTGGCCGAAAGAAGAGCTTTGAGGCTGAAGGGAACAGTGGCAGTGTTAGGACAGGTCGGCTAAGTCTGGATGAGAAAATTTCCAAGGAAAACCCTGCCAGAGGTCTTTCTCCCATCCAACCAAAGAAGCCCCAAAGAAAGTCTCTTCCTAGACTACCTTCTGAAAAGACCACTTCATCCAATGCAACTAATGCAGAAAAAATTACTTCATCTAAAGCTACACATGGGGAAAATACCGCCTTATCCCAttcaaagaatgaagaaaagacCACCTTGCGCAATGCAACAAATGAAGTGGAGATTGCTGTATCCAGTGTAACAAACGGTCCTTCTCCATCCATTGCTCAAGAGGAGGCGGCAGTTCCCACAGCTGAGGCAGGTGAAACTCAGGCACATAAAGATTATGTGGTAGAAGAGCAGCCTCAACCCACCTTGATTCAAGAACCGACACCATTGGCGCACTAAACAAAATGCAGCAAAAGAATGGGATGTGCGCTTCCGGAGCCCCGTCTAGTTCCTGAAAATAAGAGGTATAAGACCTGAAATTATTTGACGATGAAGGCACAAAGGATTTTCGTTATGGTTTGTGATGTCGTCCTGTCCATAGTCAGCAGCATTGGTCATTTTGTGTGCTTGCTTTCACGGTTGAGTTTGCATTCCAGCTTGCAGCACTGTATGTAACTATTTGTCAGGTGGTTGTTACTTTAATCTATAAATTGTTCAAGAATGCGTTAGTTGTCTGGTCTTTGGaaatatttagggaaaattttgggAGAATCTGCCATTAGATATAGTTCAGGATGGAATATATTGTTTGTTTAAAGCCTATTCTGTTGAACAACTGGGGTATAATTGTTAACGAAGGCTGATTTTGTGTTGGGACTTCGATGACTTTTTCAACTGTATACTTGTCTTGCATCATATTTATAAATCTCGCTATAAAAAAGGTGGGTTTTTCGGTAATCACTATTCATAGGGTCGACAGGTTATAAACCCCAAGGCGAAGCAAGAAGGGTGCGTATATGGTCCATTTCACGTCagtattcattttcttttccctttttcctttgtCTATTCTGAAAGTTGAGAATCCTTGTGAAGAGTAAAAATATGGACGACTATTTTTTGACACGATTCACAAATTTAACACGATCTTCCACATTCCAAATGaaatgaatattatttatttcatggaTTAATATATGTAtgatttcactttcttttttaaaaaaaaaacacgtcaACATTAACTTTAAATACAATCGACGCGAAAAGGAAATATTGTGGAGAAGATCAAGCAATAGAGACAGAAGGGGAAGAAGGACAAATATCATGGAATACGATTAGATGAGGAATCATAGGCCACAGGAAAAGCTGAGCTGAAAAAGATCCGTGATGAGCAAGGAAGAGAGCTAACCATCAATACAAGACAAGAATGGTACTGGGATGGAGAGAGGAATCTGAAACAGGATAAGGAACGTACTTCCCAATCATACCAAAACGTCCAAACACAATCCGGGAAAAAAAGTTTAATCTTAAAATTAGAcatataatatttctctttgccgtgtaataataataatatatggtTTAAGTTGGAGGAGGAGTTGCCAAAAGTGGTGTTGCCGTAGGATAAAGATTGGCCGGAGATGTACATTCCGGAGTGCCGCTTTTTCCACGATCATCTTCCtgctcatcatcatcatcatcatcttctccgGCATCCCAAAGATACTTAGCATATGAAGCAAGAACGTAACTGCATTCCACATACGAAGCTCAACATACatcaattaataaaatcattaattaacATCTTTAGGGAAAACCAATGGTGGATTAATAATGCTAACAATATTTACAAAAAGTCAatgaaaaacaacccaaatttCGCCACAAAAAATGTCAGGTCGTTGTTTTTACCAGTCATGAGGCGCAGAGCGAATGGCTTGATCGAAGTAGGACTGAGCACGATGAGCATCCTTGTGTCTCTGCCATATCAACTCCCCGTAGAGACACACTACATTTCCATCACTGGGTTCGGCCAAAATTGCTCTTTCACAGTACTCTTCAGCCTTCACTATATCACCTCGTACCTGAACCCACGAACCTCAATAAATCAcacccaaaaaataagaaaagatgaCAAATTGAATCCaagtttttaattaagatttttaGTGGGTTTAAATACCTCTTTTAAGAACCTGGCATAGTTTCCGAGAAGAAGAGCGTCACCAGGGTACGCTCCGATCATCTTCTGGTAATACCCATCCATGCTCTCGCTCCCATTACCCCATTCCCGTCTCCCTTCACTCCCATCTCCACCGCCACTCCTACCGCC
Coding sequences within:
- the LOC133870489 gene encoding protein WVD2-like 5, translating into MDSDNLVPIDGLETNHQNGVHEHLPASGEDGNVLDNVNGTVCKSSGTAVPNGNIENVVKLDGDATVNSFTGEINEGSNVPSTSKDGEVKNAHHSKKFNPHKAQGKSKNEKLPSLKTTSAASVVKNNDGKDVDLTSTSNGSVGLNSRPKQPSKSSSFNDRQVQLSKQSGKSDAVLSEVGMDKAKLKPLKKGSGSKVEDAEPSLSPTGGDDKPRKVGMLPNYGFSFRCDERAEKRKEFYTKLEEKIHAKELEKNNLQAKSKETLEAEIKMLRKSLTFKATPMPSFYQEPPPPKVELKKIPTTRAKSPKLGRKKSFEAEGNSGSVRTGRLSLDEKISKENPARGLSPIQPKKPQRKSLPRLPSEKTTSSNATNAEKITSSKATHGENTALSHSKNEEKTTLRNATNEVEIAVSSVTNGPSPSIAQEEAAVPTAEAGETQAHKDYVVEEQPQPTLIQEPTPLAH
- the LOC133870490 gene encoding uncharacterized protein LOC133870490, producing MLLRSASTPILSKESDVGLRITITRTVSMPLSTMKIPRTTSDGNLRPWSRALPKEEKNLSELIRGSMGLELDEGCHGGGGLVGGGGRSGGGDGSEGRREWGNGSESMDGYYQKMIGAYPGDALLLGNYARFLKEVRGDIVKAEEYCERAILAEPSDGNVVCLYGELIWQRHKDAHRAQSYFDQAIRSAPHDCYVLASYAKYLWDAGEDDDDDDEQEDDRGKSGTPECTSPANLYPTATPLLATPPPT